The following are from one region of the Klebsiella aerogenes genome:
- a CDS encoding CDP-alcohol phosphatidyltransferase family protein, with translation MLDSRLHPRLKPLLNAIARVLDRPGISADGVTLFGFAIGVLALPFLALGWYGAALAVILINRLLDGLDGALARRRGLSDAGGFLDISLDFLFYALVPFGFILADPAHNALAGGWLLFAFIGTGSSFLAFATLAAKHQIANPGYAHKSFYYLGGLTEGTETILLFALCCLFPAYFAWLAWIFGALCWLTTFTRIWSGYATLREAQRQSLPR, from the coding sequence GTGCTTGATAGCCGCCTGCACCCCCGATTGAAGCCCTTACTCAACGCCATTGCCCGCGTGCTCGATCGTCCGGGGATTTCCGCCGATGGGGTGACGCTATTCGGCTTCGCCATTGGTGTGCTGGCGTTGCCGTTTCTGGCGCTGGGGTGGTACGGCGCGGCGTTGGCGGTCATTCTGATAAACCGGTTGTTGGATGGTCTGGATGGTGCGTTGGCGCGGCGACGCGGGCTCAGTGACGCCGGTGGTTTTCTGGATATCTCGCTCGATTTTCTGTTCTACGCGCTGGTGCCGTTCGGCTTTATTCTTGCCGATCCAGCGCACAATGCGCTGGCCGGCGGTTGGTTGCTGTTTGCGTTTATCGGCACCGGCAGTAGTTTCCTTGCGTTTGCCACGCTCGCCGCAAAACACCAGATCGCCAATCCGGGCTATGCGCATAAATCGTTTTACTATCTCGGCGGCCTGACGGAAGGGACGGAAACCATCCTGCTATTTGCGCTGTGCTGCCTGTTCCCGGCTTATTTCGCCTGGCTGGCATGGATCTTCGGCGCGCTTTGCTGGCTGACCACCTTTACCCGCATCTGGAGCGGGTACGCGACGCTGAGGGAGGCGCAGCGCCAGAGCCTCCCTCGGTAG
- a CDS encoding ABC transporter permease subunit: MAAPLRYALILLTWGAIALIYLPLLPAAALMAAPAVNAEAWRALFSDPQLAQALTATLASTLLAVGGALLITLTVIAALWPSDGWQRLAGRLPLLLAVPHVAFATGALLLFAEGGWLYRLFPALSPLADRYGIGLGLTMAVKESSFLLWVAYGLLGEKQLAAQAVVLKTLGYNRWQCLNWVILPGLLPSMSVVLLATVAWSLSAVDVALVIGPGNPPTLAVLAWQWLNQGGAQQHAKGALVSLLLLALTLLFAAAAWAAWRGWRRGIPDLRGLRRAPSVGLTGHTLALAVPACGLVCALLLGGLSQMTLPSADTIYNSLWLAAGSAILGAVLCLLWLECGPAKYNGLWLPLIIPALPLADGQYQLALYGWLDGQLTTVLWGHLLWVVPWMLFILRPAWRHRDPRQELIARTLGWRRGRRFWLLTLPSLARPILTALAVGFSVSIAQYLPTMWLGGGRTPTLTSEAVALSSGGDNMQLAAQALWQLLLPTLCFMMTALTAWFIGRHRRGLR; this comes from the coding sequence ATGGCTGCGCCGTTACGGTACGCACTAATCCTGCTGACGTGGGGGGCGATAGCGCTTATCTATCTGCCTCTGCTTCCCGCAGCCGCGCTGATGGCCGCCCCGGCGGTCAATGCCGAAGCCTGGCGCGCGTTGTTTAGCGACCCGCAACTGGCACAGGCGCTAACGGCAACGCTGGCGTCCACGCTGCTGGCGGTGGGCGGCGCGTTGCTCATCACGCTGACGGTGATTGCCGCGCTGTGGCCCTCTGATGGCTGGCAACGGCTGGCCGGGCGATTGCCGCTGCTGCTGGCGGTTCCCCATGTCGCCTTCGCCACCGGGGCACTACTGCTGTTCGCCGAAGGCGGCTGGCTGTATCGCCTGTTCCCTGCGCTCAGCCCGCTGGCCGATCGTTATGGCATCGGCCTGGGCTTGACGATGGCGGTCAAAGAGAGCTCCTTTTTGCTGTGGGTCGCCTACGGGTTATTGGGTGAAAAACAGCTTGCCGCTCAGGCCGTGGTACTAAAAACGCTCGGCTACAACCGCTGGCAATGTCTGAACTGGGTTATTCTGCCTGGCCTGTTGCCGTCGATGAGCGTGGTTCTGCTGGCGACCGTCGCCTGGAGTCTGTCGGCGGTCGATGTCGCGCTGGTGATTGGCCCAGGCAACCCGCCGACGCTGGCGGTGCTGGCCTGGCAATGGCTCAATCAGGGCGGCGCGCAGCAGCACGCTAAAGGGGCGTTGGTCAGCCTACTGCTGCTGGCGTTGACGCTACTCTTCGCCGCCGCGGCGTGGGCTGCCTGGCGCGGGTGGCGACGAGGCATTCCCGACCTTCGCGGCCTGCGTCGCGCGCCCTCTGTCGGATTGACCGGACATACGCTGGCGCTGGCCGTTCCCGCCTGTGGGCTGGTTTGCGCTTTGCTGCTGGGCGGGTTGTCGCAGATGACGCTGCCCTCGGCCGATACCATCTACAATAGCCTGTGGCTGGCAGCGGGCTCGGCGATACTTGGAGCCGTGCTATGCCTGCTGTGGCTGGAGTGCGGACCGGCAAAATATAACGGCTTATGGTTGCCGTTAATTATCCCGGCGCTGCCGCTCGCCGATGGGCAATACCAACTGGCGCTGTACGGCTGGCTGGACGGTCAACTGACAACGGTACTGTGGGGGCATCTGCTGTGGGTGGTGCCATGGATGCTGTTTATCCTGCGCCCGGCGTGGCGTCATCGCGACCCGCGCCAGGAACTCATTGCCCGCACGCTCGGCTGGCGGCGCGGCCGTCGTTTTTGGTTGCTCACGCTGCCCTCTCTGGCACGTCCGATCCTGACCGCGCTGGCGGTCGGTTTTTCGGTCAGCATTGCGCAATATCTGCCGACGATGTGGTTGGGAGGCGGGAGAACGCCAACACTGACCAGCGAAGCGGTCGCTCTGAGTAGCGGCGGTGATAATATGCAGCTTGCCGCGCAGGCGCTGTGGCAATTATTGCTGCCGACGCTCTGTTTTATGATGACTGCGCTTACGGCCTGGTTTATTGGCCGTCACCGCCGGGGATTACGCTAA
- a CDS encoding phosphatase PAP2 family protein, with the protein MKKRVLALCLASLFSVGAFALAPAGNDATTKPDLYYLKNAQAIDSLALLPPPPEVGSIAFLNDQAMYEKGRLLRNTERGKLAAEDANLSGGGVANAFSGAFGSPITEKDAPQLHKLLTNMIEDAGDLATRGAKEKYMRIRPFAFYGVSTCNTTEQDKLAKNGSYPSGHTSIGWATALVLAEINPQRQNEILQRGYELGESRVICGYHWQSDVDAARIVGSAVVATLHTNPAFQQQLQKAKDEFANRQK; encoded by the coding sequence ATGAAAAAGCGCGTTCTCGCCCTTTGCCTGGCCAGTCTGTTCTCCGTCGGCGCCTTCGCCCTGGCGCCAGCCGGTAACGATGCGACCACTAAACCCGATCTCTATTATCTGAAGAACGCACAGGCCATCGATAGCCTGGCGCTGCTACCGCCGCCGCCGGAAGTCGGCAGTATTGCGTTCTTAAACGATCAGGCGATGTATGAGAAAGGACGCCTGCTGCGCAATACCGAACGCGGCAAGCTGGCGGCGGAAGATGCGAACCTCAGCGGCGGCGGCGTGGCGAACGCTTTCTCCGGCGCGTTTGGTTCGCCGATCACCGAGAAAGACGCGCCGCAGCTGCATAAGCTACTGACCAACATGATTGAGGATGCCGGCGATCTGGCGACGCGCGGTGCGAAAGAAAAATACATGCGTATCCGCCCGTTCGCCTTCTACGGCGTCTCAACCTGCAATACCACCGAGCAGGACAAGCTCGCGAAAAACGGTTCTTACCCTTCCGGCCACACGTCTATTGGCTGGGCAACCGCGCTGGTCCTCGCCGAAATCAACCCTCAACGGCAGAATGAGATCCTTCAGCGCGGCTATGAACTGGGCGAAAGCCGGGTTATCTGCGGCTATCACTGGCAGAGCGATGTTGATGCGGCGCGGATTGTCGGCTCGGCGGTCGTGGCCACCCTGCACACCAACCCGGCCTTCCAGCAGCAGTTGCAGAAAGCAAAGGATGAATTCGCAAACAGGCAGAAGTAA
- a CDS encoding ATP-binding cassette domain-containing protein: MLTVNNLTLTLHRQPLLRAVNFTVAPGEVLTLMGPSGSGKSTLFTWMIGALADTFHAEGELWLNQRRCDGLATEARQIGILFQDALLFDHFSVGQNLQLALPAEVRGAARQAEVEQALTRAGMAGFASRDPATLSGGQRARVSLLRALLARPRALLLDEPFNRLDAALRADFRQWVFAEIARLAVPAVLVTHDSQDLPAHGRCMNLTAWQ, translated from the coding sequence ATGCTGACCGTGAACAACCTGACATTAACGCTTCACCGCCAGCCGCTGCTGCGGGCGGTGAATTTTACCGTCGCACCTGGCGAGGTGCTAACCTTGATGGGCCCCTCCGGCAGCGGCAAATCCACGCTTTTCACCTGGATGATTGGCGCGTTGGCGGACACGTTTCACGCTGAGGGCGAACTGTGGCTCAACCAGCGTCGCTGCGATGGGCTTGCCACCGAAGCCCGACAAATTGGCATTCTGTTCCAGGATGCGCTGCTGTTTGACCACTTCAGCGTAGGGCAGAATTTACAGCTGGCGCTACCCGCTGAAGTCCGCGGCGCGGCGCGTCAGGCCGAAGTCGAACAGGCGCTGACGCGAGCGGGGATGGCGGGTTTTGCCTCACGCGATCCGGCCACCCTTTCCGGCGGCCAGCGCGCACGCGTCAGCCTGCTGCGCGCTCTACTGGCGCGACCGCGGGCGTTGCTGCTGGATGAACCCTTTAACCGTCTCGATGCAGCGCTGCGCGCCGATTTTCGCCAATGGGTATTCGCCGAAATCGCGCGGCTGGCGGTTCCGGCCGTGCTGGTGACCCACGATAGCCAGGATCTCCCCGCGCACGGGCGCTGTATGAATCTTACCGCCTGGCAGTGA
- the selD gene encoding selenide, water dikinase SelD: MSEQAIRLTQYSHGAGCGCKISPKVLETILHSEQAKFVDPNLLVGNETSDDAAVYDLGNGTSIISTTDFFMPIVDSPFDFGRIAATNAISDIFAMGGKPIMAIAILGWPINTLAPEIAREVVEGGRFACQQAGIALAGGHSIDAPEPIFGLAVTGVVPTERIKKNSTAQAGCKLYLTKPLGIGVLTTAEKKSLLKPEHQGLATETMCQMNLAGAAFANIEGVKAMTDVTGFGLLGHLSEVCRGAGVQAQLTYAAIPKLPGVEAYIAAGAVPGGTGRNFASYGHLMGDMPAEWRDLLCDPQTSGGLLLAVAPDAEAEVQAAAAEFGIKLAAIGELVTARGGRPMIEIR, translated from the coding sequence ATGAGCGAGCAAGCTATTCGTTTAACGCAATACAGCCACGGAGCCGGTTGCGGTTGTAAAATTTCCCCCAAAGTGCTGGAAACCATTCTACATAGCGAACAGGCGAAGTTTGTCGACCCGAACCTGCTTGTCGGCAACGAAACCAGCGACGATGCAGCGGTTTACGATCTGGGTAATGGCACATCGATCATCAGCACCACCGACTTTTTCATGCCGATTGTTGATAGTCCTTTCGATTTTGGCCGTATCGCGGCGACCAACGCCATTAGCGATATCTTCGCGATGGGCGGCAAGCCGATTATGGCGATTGCGATTTTAGGTTGGCCAATCAACACCCTGGCGCCGGAAATCGCCCGCGAAGTGGTTGAGGGCGGGCGTTTTGCCTGTCAGCAGGCCGGTATTGCGCTGGCAGGCGGCCATTCCATCGATGCCCCGGAGCCGATTTTTGGTCTCGCGGTGACCGGCGTCGTGCCGACCGAGCGCATCAAGAAAAACAGCACCGCGCAGGCGGGCTGCAAACTGTATCTTACGAAGCCATTGGGTATCGGCGTGTTGACGACCGCTGAGAAAAAATCGCTGCTGAAGCCTGAGCATCAGGGGCTGGCGACGGAAACCATGTGCCAGATGAACCTTGCTGGCGCAGCGTTCGCTAATATCGAAGGCGTGAAAGCGATGACCGACGTCACCGGCTTCGGCCTGCTGGGGCATCTTAGCGAAGTCTGCCGCGGTGCGGGCGTTCAGGCGCAGCTGACCTATGCCGCTATCCCGAAACTGCCGGGCGTTGAAGCCTATATCGCCGCAGGCGCGGTGCCGGGCGGCACCGGCCGCAACTTTGCCAGCTACGGCCATCTGATGGGCGATATGCCAGCGGAATGGCGCGATCTGCTGTGCGATCCACAAACCTCCGGCGGCCTGCTATTGGCGGTTGCCCCGGACGCGGAAGCCGAAGTGCAGGCGGCTGCGGCGGAGTTTGGCATCAAGCTGGCGGCCATTGGCGAACTGGTAACCGCCCGCGGCGGGCGCCCAATGATCGAGATCCGTTGA
- the gdhA gene encoding NADP-specific glutamate dehydrogenase: MDQACTLESFLARVQQRDPHQTEFAQAVREVMTTLWPFLEQNPRYRQLNLLERLVEPERVIQFRVVWVDDRNQVQVNRAWRVQFNSAIGPYKGGMRFHPSVNLSILKFLGFEQTFKNALTTLPMGGGKGGSDFDPKGKSDGEVMRFCQALMTELYRHLGPDTDVPAGDIGVGGREVGFMAGMMRKLSNNSACVFTGKGLSFGGSLIRPEATGYGLVYFTEAMLKRHGLGFEGMRVAVSGSGNVAQFAIEKAMEFGARVVTASDSNGTVVDEAGFTKEKLARLIDIKERSHGRVADYAREFGLTYLEGQQPWSVPVDIALPCATQNELDVESAQILIANGVKAVAEGANMPTTIAATDLFLEAGVLFAPGKAANAGGVATSGLEMAQNAARMGWKAEKVDARLHHIMLDIHHACVEFGGEEKQTNYVRGANIAGFVKVADAMLAQGVI; encoded by the coding sequence ATGGATCAGGCGTGTACTCTGGAAAGTTTTCTCGCCCGCGTTCAACAGCGCGACCCGCATCAAACTGAATTCGCTCAAGCCGTCCGCGAGGTAATGACCACGCTGTGGCCTTTCCTTGAGCAGAATCCGCGCTATCGTCAGCTCAATTTGCTGGAACGCCTGGTCGAACCGGAGCGTGTCATCCAGTTCCGCGTCGTCTGGGTTGACGACCGCAATCAGGTTCAGGTTAACCGCGCCTGGCGCGTACAGTTCAACTCCGCGATTGGTCCGTACAAAGGCGGCATGCGTTTCCATCCGTCGGTCAATCTGTCGATTCTCAAGTTCCTCGGTTTTGAACAAACCTTTAAAAATGCCCTCACCACCCTGCCTATGGGCGGCGGTAAAGGCGGTAGCGATTTCGACCCGAAAGGTAAGAGCGATGGCGAAGTGATGCGCTTCTGCCAGGCCTTGATGACCGAGTTGTATCGTCACCTTGGTCCGGATACCGACGTACCGGCAGGTGATATCGGCGTCGGCGGTCGCGAGGTCGGCTTTATGGCGGGCATGATGCGTAAACTCTCCAATAACAGCGCCTGCGTCTTCACCGGTAAGGGTCTGTCCTTCGGCGGCAGCCTGATCCGCCCGGAAGCCACCGGTTATGGTCTGGTGTACTTCACCGAAGCGATGCTCAAGCGCCATGGTCTGGGCTTTGAAGGGATGCGCGTCGCGGTGTCCGGTTCCGGCAACGTCGCGCAGTTCGCCATTGAGAAAGCGATGGAGTTCGGCGCGCGCGTCGTTACCGCCTCCGACTCCAATGGCACCGTCGTGGACGAGGCGGGCTTCACCAAAGAGAAACTGGCCCGTCTTATCGATATTAAAGAACGTAGCCACGGCCGTGTCGCTGACTACGCCCGCGAATTCGGCCTTACCTACCTGGAAGGTCAGCAACCGTGGTCAGTCCCGGTGGATATCGCCCTGCCGTGCGCGACGCAGAACGAGCTGGACGTCGAGTCCGCGCAAATCCTTATCGCCAATGGCGTGAAGGCTGTTGCCGAAGGCGCTAATATGCCGACCACCATCGCCGCCACCGATTTGTTCCTCGAAGCAGGCGTCTTGTTTGCGCCGGGCAAAGCGGCAAACGCTGGAGGCGTCGCCACATCGGGTCTCGAAATGGCGCAGAACGCCGCGCGTATGGGCTGGAAAGCAGAGAAAGTCGATGCGCGCCTGCATCATATCATGCTGGATATTCACCATGCCTGCGTCGAGTTCGGCGGTGAAGAGAAACAGACTAACTACGTGCGCGGCGCCAATATCGCCGGCTTCGTTAAAGTCGCTGATGCCATGCTGGCGCAGGGCGTCATTTAA
- a CDS encoding sulfurtransferase, with product MKRVSQLTALALLLGLAASTAFAADTMPTLNLSTLQQQHGVAIDTRLSAFYNGWPQSATGPQGHEPQALNLAASWLSAMNGEQLRAWAKQHQLQADTPMALYGSADDNAQVAARLKEAGFAKINTLSDAFSQRERLQKLPHFEQLVYPQWIHDLQQGKTVTAAPQGDWKLFEAAWGAPKFYLLNHIPGAGYIDTNEVESEPLWNKVSDEQLKTMLAKHGIRHDTTVILYGRDVYAAARVAQIMLYAGVKDVRLLDGGWKSWSDANLPVERGMPAKEKAEADFGAPIPGQPQLMLNTEQARALLHRQDASLVSIRSRPEFIGTTSGYSYIKPKGDIAGARWGHAGSDATHMEDFHNPDGTMRSADDIAAMWKQWNILPTQQVSFYCGTGWRAAETFMYARAMGWNNVSVYDGGWYEWSSNPQNPVARGDRGPDSSK from the coding sequence ATGAAACGTGTTTCTCAATTGACCGCACTCGCCCTGTTGCTGGGGCTTGCTGCTTCCACCGCCTTCGCCGCTGATACCATGCCAACGCTGAATTTATCAACGCTGCAACAACAGCACGGCGTGGCGATAGACACCCGCCTTAGCGCCTTTTATAACGGCTGGCCACAAAGCGCCACCGGCCCTCAGGGCCATGAACCGCAGGCGTTAAACCTCGCCGCCAGTTGGCTTAGCGCGATGAACGGCGAGCAGTTGCGCGCCTGGGCCAAACAGCATCAGCTACAGGCCGACACGCCGATGGCGTTGTACGGCAGCGCTGACGATAATGCGCAGGTCGCCGCGCGCCTGAAAGAGGCCGGATTCGCTAAGATCAACACGCTCAGCGACGCATTCAGCCAGCGCGAACGCCTGCAAAAGCTGCCGCACTTTGAGCAACTGGTTTATCCGCAGTGGATCCATGATTTGCAACAGGGTAAAACCGTTACCGCCGCCCCGCAGGGCGACTGGAAACTGTTCGAAGCGGCCTGGGGCGCGCCAAAATTTTATCTGCTGAACCATATTCCCGGCGCCGGCTACATCGATACCAATGAAGTCGAAAGCGAACCGCTGTGGAACAAAGTGTCTGATGAACAACTGAAAACGATGCTGGCGAAACACGGTATTCGTCATGACACCACCGTGATCCTGTACGGCCGCGACGTCTATGCCGCCGCGCGCGTCGCGCAGATCATGCTGTACGCAGGGGTGAAAGACGTACGCCTGCTCGACGGCGGCTGGAAAAGCTGGTCCGACGCCAACCTGCCGGTCGAACGCGGCATGCCGGCAAAAGAAAAAGCGGAGGCTGATTTTGGCGCGCCAATCCCCGGCCAACCGCAGCTGATGCTCAACACCGAGCAGGCGCGCGCGCTGCTGCACCGTCAGGATGCCTCGCTGGTCAGCATTCGCTCGCGGCCTGAATTTATCGGCACCACCAGCGGCTACAGCTACATTAAGCCGAAGGGCGATATCGCCGGCGCACGCTGGGGTCATGCGGGCAGCGATGCCACGCATATGGAAGATTTCCATAACCCGGACGGCACCATGCGCAGCGCCGATGACATTGCGGCCATGTGGAAGCAGTGGAACATTTTGCCGACGCAGCAGGTATCGTTTTACTGCGGCACCGGCTGGCGCGCGGCGGAGACCTTTATGTACGCCCGCGCGATGGGCTGGAATAACGTCTCCGTCTACGACGGCGGCTGGTACGAATGGAGCAGCAACCCGCAGAACCCGGTAGCCCGCGGAGACCGCGGTCCGGACAGCAGTAAATAA
- a CDS encoding pyrimidine (deoxy)nucleoside triphosphate diphosphatase translates to MQKIIDVVAAVIERDGKILLAQRPLHADQPGMWELAGGKVEPGESQPTALTRELEEELAIIAQPTRYIASHQREVSGRLIHLHAWWVNEFSGEPIARYHRELRWCTPVEALDFDLAPADIPLLNAFIAQQAS, encoded by the coding sequence ATGCAAAAAATCATTGATGTGGTCGCCGCAGTTATTGAGCGGGACGGCAAAATTTTGCTGGCACAGCGCCCGCTCCACGCCGATCAACCCGGCATGTGGGAACTGGCTGGCGGCAAAGTCGAGCCTGGCGAAAGCCAGCCTACGGCTCTGACGCGCGAGCTGGAAGAGGAGCTGGCTATCATCGCCCAACCGACGCGCTATATCGCCAGCCACCAGCGGGAGGTCTCCGGCCGGTTAATTCATCTGCATGCCTGGTGGGTCAACGAGTTTAGCGGCGAGCCTATCGCCCGTTATCATCGCGAGCTACGCTGGTGTACGCCGGTGGAAGCATTAGATTTTGATCTGGCTCCGGCTGATATCCCGTTGCTGAATGCCTTTATCGCTCAACAGGCTAGCTAG
- a CDS encoding NAD(P)H nitroreductase, which yields MDALELLVNRRSASRLIEPAPVGEQLENILHAGMRAPDHGTLQPWRFFIIADDGRERFSQLLEKGAQAAGQDEKAIEKARNAPFRAPLIIAVVARCEDHPKVPKWEQEMSAGCAVMAMQMAAVAQGFNGIWRSGALTDSPVVREGFSCREQDKIVGFLYLGTPQLKASTTIALPDTAPFVTRF from the coding sequence ATGGATGCTCTCGAACTACTGGTTAATCGCCGTAGCGCGTCGCGCCTGATCGAGCCGGCGCCAGTTGGCGAACAGCTGGAAAATATCCTCCACGCGGGGATGCGCGCGCCGGACCATGGGACGTTACAGCCGTGGCGATTCTTTATTATCGCCGATGATGGCCGCGAACGCTTTAGCCAACTTTTAGAAAAAGGGGCGCAGGCAGCCGGTCAGGATGAAAAAGCCATTGAAAAAGCGCGTAATGCGCCGTTCCGCGCGCCGCTGATTATCGCCGTGGTCGCACGCTGCGAAGATCACCCGAAGGTGCCGAAGTGGGAGCAGGAGATGTCCGCGGGATGCGCGGTGATGGCGATGCAGATGGCTGCGGTGGCTCAGGGCTTTAACGGCATCTGGCGCAGCGGCGCCTTAACCGATAGTCCGGTCGTCCGCGAAGGCTTTAGCTGCCGCGAACAGGATAAAATCGTCGGATTCCTTTATCTGGGTACACCGCAGCTGAAGGCTTCGACGACGATTGCGTTACCGGACACCGCGCCGTTCGTCACGCGCTTCTGA
- a CDS encoding DNA topoisomerase III: MRLFIAEKPSLGRAIAEVLPKPHRKGDGFIECGNGQVVTWCIGHLLEQAQPDVYDGRYARWNLLDLPIVPEKWQLQPKPSVTKQLNVIKRLLGEAQEVIHAGDPDREGQLLVDEVLDYLQLAPEKRQQVQRCLINDLNPQAVERAITRLRANSEFVPLCVSALARARADWLYGINMTRAYTILGRNAGYQGVLSVGRVQTPVLGLVVRRDEEIENFIAKDFFDVKAHIVTPKDERFVASWVPSEACEPYQDEEGRLLHRPLAEHVVKRIEGQPAMVTGYNDKRDSEPAPLPFSLSALQIEAAKRFGFSAQNVLDICQKLYETHKLITYPRSDSRYLPEEHFAGRHAVLNAISVHAAELLPQPVMDPEIRNRCWDDKKVDAHHAIIPTARSSQVKLNDNEEKVYNLIARQYLMQFCPDAVFRKCQIDLEIANGKFVAKARFLAEAGWRALLGNKERDEENDGTPLPVVAKGDELLCEKGEVVERQTQPPRHFTDATLLSAMTGIARFVQDKDLKKILRATDGLGTEATRAGIIELLFKRGFLNKKGRYIHSSEAGRALIHSLPEMAARPDMTAHWESVLTQISEKQCRYQDFMQPLVGTLFQLIDQARSTPVRQFRGLVAPGGAKKSFSKGKGKSKGKKPAADSAAEASS; the protein is encoded by the coding sequence ATGCGGCTGTTTATTGCAGAAAAACCGAGCCTTGGTCGCGCTATCGCCGAAGTGTTGCCTAAACCGCATCGTAAAGGCGATGGCTTTATTGAGTGCGGCAACGGTCAGGTGGTCACCTGGTGTATCGGCCACCTGCTGGAGCAAGCGCAGCCGGACGTCTATGACGGCCGCTACGCGCGCTGGAACCTGCTCGACTTACCCATCGTGCCGGAAAAGTGGCAGTTGCAGCCAAAACCGTCGGTCACCAAACAGCTGAATGTCATTAAGCGCCTACTTGGCGAGGCGCAGGAAGTGATCCACGCCGGCGACCCGGATAGAGAAGGGCAACTGCTGGTCGACGAAGTTCTGGATTACCTGCAGCTGGCGCCGGAAAAACGCCAGCAGGTGCAGCGCTGCCTGATTAACGATCTTAATCCGCAGGCGGTTGAGCGGGCGATTACTCGCCTGCGCGCCAATAGCGAATTCGTGCCGTTATGCGTATCGGCGCTGGCCCGCGCCCGCGCCGACTGGCTGTACGGGATCAACATGACCCGCGCCTATACCATTCTCGGGCGCAATGCCGGTTATCAGGGCGTGCTGTCGGTCGGCCGCGTGCAAACGCCGGTGCTTGGGCTGGTGGTGCGTCGCGATGAAGAGATTGAAAACTTCATCGCCAAAGATTTCTTCGACGTCAAAGCGCATATCGTTACCCCGAAGGACGAGCGTTTTGTCGCCTCCTGGGTGCCGAGCGAAGCCTGCGAGCCTTATCAGGACGAAGAAGGGCGTTTACTGCATCGTCCGCTGGCCGAGCACGTAGTGAAACGCATCGAAGGTCAGCCGGCGATGGTGACCGGCTATAACGATAAGCGTGATTCTGAACCGGCGCCGCTGCCGTTTTCGCTGTCGGCGCTACAGATTGAGGCGGCTAAGCGTTTCGGATTCAGCGCGCAGAATGTGCTGGATATCTGCCAGAAGCTGTATGAAACCCACAAACTGATTACCTACCCGCGCTCGGATAGCCGCTACCTGCCGGAAGAACATTTTGCCGGGCGCCATGCGGTGCTGAACGCGATTAGCGTTCATGCGGCGGAACTGCTGCCGCAACCGGTGATGGATCCGGAGATCCGCAACCGCTGCTGGGATGATAAAAAGGTCGATGCGCACCACGCCATTATCCCGACCGCGCGCAGCAGCCAGGTTAAACTCAACGATAACGAAGAAAAGGTATACAACCTGATCGCCCGTCAGTATCTGATGCAGTTTTGCCCGGATGCGGTGTTCCGCAAGTGCCAGATTGACCTTGAGATCGCTAACGGCAAATTTGTCGCTAAAGCGCGCTTCCTCGCCGAGGCTGGCTGGCGCGCGCTGCTCGGCAACAAAGAGCGCGATGAGGAGAACGACGGCACGCCGCTGCCGGTGGTGGCCAAAGGTGACGAACTGCTGTGCGAAAAAGGCGAAGTGGTGGAACGGCAAACCCAACCGCCGCGTCACTTTACCGATGCTACGCTGCTGTCGGCTATGACCGGCATTGCACGTTTCGTGCAGGATAAAGACCTGAAAAAGATCCTCCGCGCTACCGATGGTCTGGGGACGGAAGCGACGCGCGCTGGGATTATCGAGCTGTTATTTAAGCGCGGTTTCCTGAACAAAAAGGGGCGCTATATTCACTCCTCTGAAGCCGGGCGGGCGTTGATTCACTCTTTGCCGGAGATGGCCGCGCGCCCGGATATGACCGCCCACTGGGAATCGGTACTGACGCAGATCAGCGAAAAGCAGTGCCGCTATCAGGACTTTATGCAGCCGTTAGTGGGGACGTTGTTCCAGCTTATCGATCAGGCGCGGAGCACGCCGGTGCGCCAGTTCCGCGGGCTGGTGGCGCCTGGCGGGGCGAAAAAGTCGTTTAGTAAAGGTAAGGGGAAGTCGAAGGGTAAAAAACCGGCGGCGGACTCGGCAGCTGAAGCCTCGTCATAA